One window of the Synechococcus sp. CC9311 genome contains the following:
- a CDS encoding GIVxVP protein produces MEKNRFAAGIVMVPCLLLSAAFFSTAVWGDVPGENQPLALGLGGLLLAAGLFALLIPSSSPEIKEDEKDPSV; encoded by the coding sequence ATGGAAAAAAATCGCTTCGCTGCTGGCATCGTGATGGTGCCCTGTTTACTTCTATCAGCTGCTTTTTTTAGTACGGCGGTCTGGGGTGATGTGCCAGGCGAGAATCAACCCCTCGCCCTTGGACTTGGAGGGTTGCTTTTGGCTGCAGGTTTGTTCGCTCTATTGATTCCATCATCAAGTCCGGAGATAAAAGAGGACGAAAAGGATCCCTCTGTCTAA
- a CDS encoding Tab2/Atab2 family RNA-binding protein encodes MISAEQIQNDANEHSSGILSGDWELDFYSRPILEPDGKKRWELLIISSPSEGTTSSFRFEKRCPAGSVNSTWLTSALTEAIAAAQQQGWSEPRKLRSWRSSMRTMVQRAASELGLEMVPSRRTYALLDWIAEREQDLYPNEEGYMAGPLAPPPALISTPPRPLPESVRGDAWNWAELPASALREAAGWPIGFRGLLPVPITIKDDQVIPGLRLFSQTRGLALAGLLGGIEPVRLKVSGTQLLLEAGQDDCWLVSDLSSEEAKHVSDLMKGASEHAEGLQFIAVQTSPEAERFEGFWMLRDQAEP; translated from the coding sequence ATGATCTCCGCCGAACAGATCCAGAACGATGCGAATGAACATTCAAGCGGGATCCTTTCAGGAGACTGGGAACTCGATTTTTATTCCAGACCCATCCTCGAGCCTGATGGCAAAAAACGTTGGGAGCTGCTGATTATCAGCTCTCCCTCTGAGGGAACGACCAGCAGTTTTCGCTTTGAAAAACGATGCCCTGCCGGCAGCGTCAATTCCACCTGGTTAACCAGCGCTCTCACCGAAGCGATTGCAGCCGCCCAACAGCAAGGCTGGTCAGAGCCTCGAAAGCTGCGCTCGTGGAGAAGCTCCATGCGCACCATGGTTCAGAGGGCTGCATCTGAACTAGGTCTCGAGATGGTGCCAAGCCGTCGAACTTATGCATTGTTGGATTGGATCGCTGAACGCGAACAGGATCTGTACCCCAATGAAGAGGGGTATATGGCAGGGCCTCTTGCTCCCCCGCCAGCACTCATCAGCACACCTCCTCGTCCCCTACCAGAATCCGTACGCGGTGATGCCTGGAATTGGGCCGAACTTCCTGCTTCAGCCTTACGTGAAGCCGCAGGATGGCCCATCGGATTCCGAGGCCTGCTCCCAGTTCCCATCACGATTAAGGATGACCAAGTCATCCCAGGCTTACGCCTGTTTAGTCAAACCAGAGGATTAGCCCTGGCTGGTCTCCTCGGTGGGATTGAACCTGTTCGCCTAAAGGTGAGCGGTACCCAACTTCTGTTGGAAGCGGGTCAAGATGACTGCTGGCTCGTAAGCGATCTCAGTTCTGAGGAAGCCAAGCACGTTTCAGACCTGATGAAGGGGGCTTCTGAGCACGCCGAAGGTTTGCAATTCATCGCTGTTCAAACGTCACCAGAAGCTGAGCGATTTGAAGGGTTTTGGATGCTGCGGGATCAAGCGGAACCATGA
- the ilvB gene encoding biosynthetic-type acetolactate synthase large subunit, producing the protein MTLTSVPTAADALDWNGQRRITGAHALMNALRLHGVDTIFGYPGGAILPIYDALHIAESEGWLKHILVRHEQGGTHAADAYARATGRVGVCFGTSGPGATNLVTGIATAQMDSVPMVVITGQVPRPAIGTDAFQETDIFGITLPIVKHSWVVRDPADLASVVAQAFLIASSGRPGPVLIDIPKDVGQEEFDYVPVQPGSIQPPGFRQPAKPAVQEVIDALALMRKSSRPLFYVGGGAVSAGAHDSLRILAERFQIPVTTTLMGKGAFDENHPLALGMLGMHGTAYANFAVTDCDLLIAVGARFDDRVTGKLDTFAPKAKVIHFEIDPAEVGKNRCPDVVVLGDVGLSLAQLVDQSRPHSAELTTSSWLEQINSWKELYPLTIPAKEGAIFPQEVLLAVRDLASDAIITTDVGQHQMWAAQYLRNRPRCWISSAGLGTMGFGMPAALGAQVAFPDQKVVCIAGDASILMNIQELGTLAQYSLPVKVVIVNNHWQGMVRQWQESFYDERYSASDMLNGMPDFSALARAFGVDGVKITERDDLHSKLSEAFASPRPTLIDVHVRRGENCYPMVPPGASNAQMVGLPSHPELAQDSR; encoded by the coding sequence GTGACCCTGACATCCGTTCCCACGGCCGCGGATGCATTGGATTGGAATGGTCAACGCCGTATCACCGGCGCCCACGCCTTGATGAATGCCCTCAGGCTCCATGGGGTCGACACCATTTTTGGCTATCCGGGCGGTGCGATTCTGCCGATCTATGACGCTCTGCACATTGCTGAAAGTGAGGGCTGGCTGAAGCACATTTTGGTGCGTCATGAGCAGGGCGGCACCCATGCGGCCGATGCCTATGCCCGCGCCACTGGTCGGGTTGGCGTCTGTTTCGGGACATCTGGACCAGGAGCCACCAACCTGGTCACAGGCATTGCCACGGCCCAAATGGATTCTGTTCCAATGGTGGTCATTACAGGTCAAGTCCCTAGGCCTGCGATTGGGACTGATGCTTTTCAGGAAACAGATATTTTCGGCATCACTTTGCCGATCGTGAAGCACTCCTGGGTGGTTCGTGACCCAGCTGATCTTGCTTCCGTCGTTGCTCAAGCTTTTCTGATTGCTTCGTCAGGTCGCCCTGGCCCTGTGTTGATTGATATCCCTAAAGATGTAGGGCAAGAAGAATTCGATTACGTCCCAGTTCAACCGGGATCGATTCAACCTCCTGGGTTTAGGCAGCCAGCTAAGCCTGCAGTTCAGGAGGTGATCGATGCTCTTGCCTTGATGCGTAAGTCGAGTCGTCCCCTCTTTTACGTCGGGGGTGGCGCGGTCAGCGCAGGTGCCCACGACAGCCTCCGAATCTTGGCTGAGCGCTTTCAGATCCCTGTGACCACCACCCTGATGGGGAAGGGAGCTTTTGACGAAAATCATCCACTCGCCTTAGGCATGTTGGGGATGCATGGAACGGCATATGCCAACTTTGCAGTCACAGACTGCGATCTGTTGATTGCCGTTGGTGCTCGTTTTGATGACCGCGTGACAGGCAAGCTCGACACGTTTGCTCCCAAGGCCAAGGTCATTCATTTTGAGATTGATCCTGCGGAGGTTGGTAAGAACAGGTGCCCCGATGTGGTCGTGCTGGGTGATGTGGGTTTAAGCCTTGCTCAACTTGTGGATCAGAGTCGACCGCATTCCGCCGAGTTGACAACCTCGTCTTGGTTGGAACAGATCAACAGCTGGAAAGAGCTATATCCGCTCACCATTCCTGCTAAGGAAGGAGCGATCTTTCCTCAAGAAGTGCTGTTGGCTGTTCGTGATCTCGCGAGTGACGCGATCATCACCACTGATGTAGGCCAACATCAGATGTGGGCTGCGCAGTACTTGCGCAATAGGCCGCGTTGTTGGATCAGCAGCGCAGGACTGGGAACCATGGGCTTTGGAATGCCAGCTGCTCTAGGGGCTCAGGTGGCATTCCCGGATCAGAAAGTGGTTTGTATTGCTGGTGATGCCAGCATCCTGATGAATATTCAGGAACTAGGAACACTGGCTCAGTATTCACTTCCTGTGAAAGTTGTGATTGTGAATAACCACTGGCAGGGAATGGTTCGGCAGTGGCAAGAAAGTTTTTATGACGAGCGATATTCAGCATCCGACATGCTCAATGGCATGCCTGATTTCAGTGCATTAGCCAGGGCTTTTGGGGTCGATGGAGTCAAGATCACTGAACGAGATGATTTGCACAGCAAGCTGAGTGAAGCCTTTGCATCACCCCGTCCAACCCTTATTGATGTCCACGTCAGACGCGGTGAAAATTGTTATCCGATGGTTCCACCAGGCGCCAGCAATGCACAGATGGTGGGTCTTCCTTCCCATCCTGAGTTGGCTCAGGATTCCAGATGA
- a CDS encoding aldehyde oxygenase (deformylating): protein MPTLDSTLVAVLDDQQGLAELPDFTTDAYKDAYSRINAIVIEGEKEAHDNYLSLGTLIPEQAEELAKLAKMEMKHMKGFTACAKNLDVVADMPFAQEFFAPLHGNFQSALKEGKVVTCLLIQALLIEAFAISAYHIYIPVADPFARKITEGVVKDEYTHLNYGQEWLKANFEASRDELMEANKVNLPLIRSMLEQVAADASVLHMEKEDLIEDFLIAYQEALNEIGFSSRDIARMAAAALSI, encoded by the coding sequence ATGCCAACCCTTGACTCCACATTAGTCGCTGTGCTCGACGATCAGCAGGGTTTGGCAGAGCTACCTGATTTCACGACCGATGCTTACAAAGATGCTTACAGCCGCATCAACGCCATCGTGATCGAAGGCGAGAAAGAAGCGCATGACAATTACCTTTCATTAGGCACGCTGATCCCTGAACAGGCTGAGGAACTCGCCAAGTTGGCGAAGATGGAAATGAAGCACATGAAGGGCTTTACCGCCTGTGCAAAAAACCTGGACGTTGTGGCTGACATGCCCTTTGCTCAAGAGTTTTTTGCCCCCTTGCATGGCAACTTCCAATCTGCTCTGAAAGAGGGGAAGGTGGTTACTTGTCTGCTCATCCAAGCGCTATTGATCGAGGCCTTCGCGATCTCGGCCTATCACATTTACATCCCTGTTGCTGACCCCTTCGCCCGCAAAATCACTGAAGGTGTCGTTAAAGATGAGTACACCCACCTCAACTATGGCCAAGAGTGGCTGAAGGCCAACTTTGAGGCAAGCCGCGATGAGTTGATGGAAGCCAACAAAGTGAATCTTCCTCTCATTCGTTCGATGCTCGAGCAGGTGGCTGCTGATGCTTCTGTTCTCCATATGGAAAAGGAAGATCTGATCGAAGATTTTTTGATTGCCTATCAGGAAGCTTTGAACGAGATCGGGTTTAGCTCCCGCGATATCGCTCGCATGGCGGCAGCAGCACTATCTATCTAA
- a CDS encoding long-chain acyl-[acyl-carrier-protein] reductase has translation MFGLIGHSTSFEAARRKALELGFDHIAEGDLDVWCSAPPQLVEHLEVTSLTGKKIEGAYIDSCFVPEMLSRFKTARRKVLNAMELAQKKGINITALGGFTSIIFENFNLLKHQTIRSTTLEWERFTTGNTHTAWVISRQVEINAPLLGIDLSKARVAVVGATGDIGSAVCRWLTQRTGIKELLMVARQQQPLKDLQQELEGGRILSLDEALPEADVVVWVASMPRTLEIDSDRLQKPCLMIDGGYPKNLDSRVAGQGVHVLKGGIVEFVSDIGWTMMENAEWQMEKPQRQMFACFAEAILLEFEACHTNFSWGRNNITLEKMDFIGAASVRHGFSTLNLQGQLQAAAA, from the coding sequence ATGTTTGGTCTGATCGGACATTCCACCAGTTTTGAAGCTGCTAGGCGTAAGGCTTTAGAGCTGGGTTTCGATCACATTGCCGAGGGTGATCTCGACGTTTGGTGCAGTGCACCGCCTCAGTTGGTAGAGCATCTTGAAGTCACGAGCCTGACTGGAAAAAAAATTGAAGGCGCCTATATCGATTCCTGCTTTGTGCCAGAGATGCTGAGCCGCTTCAAAACGGCAAGGCGCAAAGTGCTGAATGCCATGGAGCTAGCTCAGAAGAAAGGCATCAACATCACGGCTCTGGGTGGTTTTACTTCGATTATTTTCGAGAATTTCAACCTTCTGAAGCATCAAACCATTCGCAGCACCACGCTGGAATGGGAGCGATTTACGACTGGAAACACCCATACGGCATGGGTCATCAGTCGACAGGTTGAAATCAATGCGCCTTTGCTTGGTATCGACCTCAGTAAGGCTCGGGTTGCGGTGGTGGGAGCTACTGGAGACATCGGGAGTGCCGTTTGTCGATGGTTAACGCAGCGCACTGGAATTAAAGAGCTACTCATGGTCGCTCGTCAGCAACAGCCCCTGAAAGACCTGCAACAGGAATTGGAGGGCGGCCGCATTCTCAGTTTGGATGAAGCGCTTCCCGAGGCTGATGTTGTGGTCTGGGTAGCGAGTATGCCCCGCACGTTGGAAATTGATTCGGATCGCCTACAGAAACCCTGCCTGATGATTGACGGTGGCTATCCCAAAAACCTTGATTCTCGTGTTGCTGGACAAGGTGTTCATGTCCTAAAGGGAGGCATCGTTGAATTTGTATCTGATATCGGCTGGACCATGATGGAGAATGCTGAATGGCAGATGGAGAAGCCTCAGCGCCAAATGTTTGCTTGCTTTGCAGAAGCAATTCTTCTCGAATTTGAGGCTTGTCATACCAACTTCAGCTGGGGTAGGAACAACATCACCCTTGAGAAGATGGATTTCATTGGCGCTGCTTCGGTCCGTCACGGTTTCTCAACTCTCAACCTTCAGGGGCAGCTTCAGGCTGCCGCTGCCTGA
- a CDS encoding creatininase family protein, whose translation MTAQAHLGLSTTRRLDKLSWPEAEKALQHSSSTVVWPMGAFEQHGPHLPLATDALFSERILSSVLSELAPNAPIWSLPSQSIGFSPEHSGFPGTLSLSSGLLTQLILEVGKQLCTQGVKRLVLFNAHGGQIGLLQAAARELRVQSPSMAILPCFMWSGVPGLDALIPGDELTGGLHAAQAETSLMLALEPELVGEARPVDGDHRQPSSLATPPPGWSLEGAAPTAWLTTDLSNSGVIGDSRAASIECGEALESCLVRHWVHLFGSLLASDWPPSQRVAVVN comes from the coding sequence ATGACTGCACAAGCTCACTTGGGTCTTTCAACGACACGACGCTTGGACAAGTTGAGTTGGCCAGAAGCGGAAAAGGCCTTGCAGCATTCCAGTTCCACCGTGGTTTGGCCAATGGGCGCTTTTGAACAACATGGCCCCCATCTCCCACTTGCTACTGACGCTTTATTTTCCGAGCGAATCCTCTCCTCTGTGTTGTCAGAGCTTGCTCCAAACGCCCCGATTTGGAGCCTTCCCTCGCAGTCCATTGGGTTCTCGCCAGAGCATTCAGGCTTCCCTGGAACCTTGAGCTTGTCCTCGGGATTGTTGACCCAGCTGATCCTTGAGGTGGGTAAGCAGTTGTGTACTCAAGGGGTAAAACGTTTGGTGTTGTTCAACGCCCATGGGGGGCAGATCGGATTGCTGCAGGCTGCGGCGAGGGAGCTGCGAGTTCAATCGCCATCGATGGCGATTCTTCCTTGCTTCATGTGGAGTGGTGTTCCCGGTCTAGATGCATTAATTCCTGGAGATGAGCTAACGGGCGGACTGCATGCCGCTCAGGCTGAGACAAGTTTGATGCTTGCTCTCGAGCCGGAGTTGGTGGGGGAGGCACGGCCTGTAGATGGTGACCATCGCCAGCCTTCCTCTCTCGCTACCCCCCCGCCCGGCTGGAGTCTTGAAGGGGCGGCTCCTACGGCTTGGTTAACGACTGACTTAAGTAATAGTGGGGTAATCGGTGATTCACGCGCCGCCAGCATCGAATGTGGTGAAGCCTTGGAATCCTGTCTGGTGCGCCATTGGGTGCACCTTTTTGGCAGTTTATTGGCGAGTGATTGGCCCCCTTCTCAACGTGTTGCGGTTGTCAACTGA
- a CDS encoding NAD(P)/FAD-dependent oxidoreductase, with amino-acid sequence MLRLSELRLPLDHGPDDLEKAVLRCLKIPPARLLHCQLVKRSVDARRRDRIQLIYSVDVAVEGEATLMRRRHGDRRLRATPDTHYKFVAQAPEGFGGHSEQRPVVVGAGPCGYFAALLLAQMGFRPLLLERGQPVKQRTADTFGFWRRTAEFNPESNAQFGEGGAGTFSDGKLYSQVSDPDHYGCKVLEELVACGANREILTEHRPHIGTFKLATVVRGLRAKIEALGGEVRFGSRVDQLLLEPCGGPHASGKSQQVVGLSLSDGTVLPCRQVVLAPGHSARDSFKMLQEVGVALEAKPFSVGFRIEHPQALVDEARWGLNAGHPLLGAAEYKLVHHAENGRCVYSFCMCPGGLVVGATSEKGRVVTNGMSQHSRNERNANAALVVPVNEDDLAAYAAWPGDPLAGLAFQRALEHKAFVLGGADYSAPVQRLQDFLAGRPTTELGAIGASYQPGVSPRDLRSLLPTSMVEALQEALPRFARRIKGYDHPDALLTAVETRTSSPLRIPRDEHFESINTVGLTPAGEGAGYAGGILSAAIDGIRVAEAVGVRLGSSL; translated from the coding sequence GTGTTGCGACTTAGTGAGCTCCGTCTTCCTTTGGATCACGGCCCTGATGATCTGGAGAAAGCGGTTCTGCGTTGCCTGAAGATTCCCCCGGCACGTCTCCTGCATTGTCAGTTGGTTAAGCGGAGTGTGGATGCTCGTCGTCGCGATCGCATTCAGCTGATTTATTCCGTTGATGTAGCAGTGGAAGGCGAAGCGACTCTGATGCGCCGAAGGCATGGCGATCGAAGACTTCGTGCGACCCCAGACACCCACTACAAATTTGTAGCGCAGGCTCCGGAAGGGTTTGGCGGGCATTCCGAGCAGCGGCCTGTGGTGGTTGGAGCTGGTCCCTGTGGTTATTTCGCCGCTCTTCTTCTGGCTCAGATGGGGTTCCGCCCGTTGTTGCTGGAACGGGGACAGCCAGTCAAACAGCGAACAGCCGATACATTTGGATTTTGGCGCCGAACGGCTGAGTTCAATCCCGAATCCAATGCCCAGTTCGGCGAGGGCGGTGCCGGAACCTTCTCGGATGGGAAGCTGTATAGCCAGGTTAGTGATCCTGATCATTACGGCTGCAAAGTTCTGGAGGAACTGGTGGCCTGTGGAGCGAATCGCGAGATTCTTACGGAGCATCGACCCCATATCGGAACCTTCAAATTGGCCACGGTGGTGAGGGGGCTGCGGGCCAAAATTGAGGCGCTCGGCGGGGAGGTTCGTTTCGGCAGTCGGGTTGATCAGCTTCTGCTGGAACCCTGCGGTGGACCTCATGCTTCAGGTAAGTCGCAGCAAGTGGTTGGCCTGTCCTTGTCGGATGGGACGGTATTGCCCTGCCGTCAGGTGGTGTTGGCTCCAGGGCATTCAGCTCGAGATAGCTTCAAGATGCTTCAGGAGGTTGGAGTCGCTCTTGAAGCAAAGCCCTTTTCTGTCGGCTTTCGCATTGAGCATCCCCAGGCCTTGGTCGATGAAGCTCGCTGGGGGCTGAATGCAGGCCATCCACTCCTCGGGGCGGCGGAATACAAGCTCGTTCACCATGCTGAAAATGGTCGCTGTGTCTACAGCTTTTGTATGTGCCCAGGCGGGTTGGTGGTTGGAGCTACCTCTGAGAAGGGCCGGGTCGTCACCAACGGCATGAGCCAGCATTCGCGCAATGAGCGCAATGCCAACGCAGCATTGGTTGTTCCTGTAAATGAGGACGACTTGGCGGCCTATGCCGCCTGGCCAGGGGATCCCTTGGCTGGTCTTGCCTTCCAGCGTGCGCTGGAACACAAAGCCTTTGTTCTCGGGGGGGCTGATTACAGCGCTCCAGTTCAGCGGCTGCAGGACTTTTTGGCTGGACGGCCAACAACGGAACTCGGTGCGATCGGCGCTTCTTATCAACCTGGTGTGTCGCCGCGTGATTTACGCAGCCTTCTCCCGACGTCAATGGTGGAGGCATTGCAAGAGGCTTTGCCGCGTTTTGCTCGTCGCATCAAGGGGTATGACCATCCAGATGCGTTGTTAACAGCAGTGGAGACCCGCACATCGTCTCCCCTGCGGATTCCTCGTGACGAACATTTCGAGTCGATCAATACGGTGGGACTTACCCCTGCTGGAGAAGGGGCTGGCTATGCGGGGGGGATCCTGTCTGCAGCGATTGATGGAATACGAGTGGCAGAGGCCGTGGGTGTTCGGCTGGGTTCCTCACTCTGA
- the hemH gene encoding ferrochelatase: MARVGILLLNLGGPERIQDVGPFLYNLFADPEIIRLPNPILQKPLAWLISTLRSSKSQEAYRSIGGGSPLRRITEQQARELQSLLRQRGVDATSYVAMRYWHPFTESAVADIKADGIDEVVVLPLYPHFSISTSGSSFRELQRLRQMDERFEALPLRCIRSWYDHPGYVRSMAELIAEQVRASDDVEHAHIFFSAHGVPKSYVEEAGDPYQQEIEACAALIMAELETIVGHSNPHTLAYQSRVGPVEWLKPYTEEALEELGRAKTQDLVVVPISFVSEHIETLEEIDIEYRELATESGVVNFRRVRALDTYPPFISGLADLVVASLEGPEVNLDQAAELPTTVKLYPQEKWEWGWNNSSEVWNGRLAMIGFSAFLLELISGHGPLHAVGLL, from the coding sequence ATGGCTCGGGTTGGCATTCTTCTGCTCAATCTGGGTGGACCAGAACGGATTCAGGATGTTGGCCCTTTTCTGTACAACCTGTTTGCAGATCCAGAGATCATTCGGCTGCCGAATCCGATTCTGCAGAAACCCCTGGCTTGGTTGATCAGCACGTTGCGAAGTAGTAAGTCGCAGGAGGCCTATCGCTCAATCGGCGGCGGCTCACCTCTGCGCCGAATCACCGAGCAGCAAGCGCGAGAGCTGCAGAGTCTTCTGCGCCAGCGGGGCGTGGATGCGACCAGCTACGTGGCTATGCGCTATTGGCACCCGTTTACCGAGTCGGCGGTGGCTGATATCAAGGCTGACGGCATTGATGAGGTTGTCGTCCTTCCCCTCTATCCCCATTTCTCGATCAGTACCAGCGGTTCGAGCTTCCGCGAGCTCCAACGGCTGCGGCAAATGGATGAGCGGTTTGAGGCGTTGCCTTTGCGCTGTATTCGTAGTTGGTACGACCATCCAGGCTATGTGCGTTCGATGGCCGAGCTCATCGCCGAGCAGGTTCGAGCCAGTGATGACGTTGAACACGCGCACATCTTCTTTAGCGCCCACGGAGTGCCGAAGAGCTACGTGGAAGAGGCCGGAGACCCCTATCAGCAGGAGATTGAAGCTTGTGCGGCTCTGATCATGGCTGAATTGGAGACCATTGTTGGACATTCCAACCCACACACTCTTGCTTATCAAAGCCGAGTTGGGCCGGTTGAATGGCTGAAGCCCTACACAGAGGAAGCCCTCGAAGAGCTCGGACGGGCGAAGACGCAAGATTTGGTGGTGGTCCCCATCAGTTTCGTGAGTGAGCACATTGAAACGCTCGAGGAAATTGACATCGAATACCGCGAACTTGCGACAGAGTCAGGGGTCGTGAATTTCCGACGCGTTCGGGCTCTGGACACGTATCCACCCTTCATTTCTGGATTGGCTGATTTAGTCGTCGCCAGCCTTGAAGGCCCTGAAGTGAATCTCGACCAGGCGGCCGAACTTCCTACCACCGTGAAGCTCTACCCCCAGGAGAAGTGGGAGTGGGGTTGGAACAACAGTTCTGAAGTGTGGAATGGACGCTTGGCAATGATTGGTTTTTCCGCATTCCTTCTCGAGCTGATCAGCGGCCATGGCCCACTGCATGCTGTTGGTTTGCTTTAA
- a CDS encoding S1 RNA-binding domain-containing protein has product MAGSESQHSIESKGQSPAAQPPRKPLQVMHISRKDEQDRLHREAEEARAAADAAMARAVELEKAAQRAQNTTAKPPMAPTSTAKPSAVDDDDVRFGTDEFSGMSMADLLGPSDSNGKSSKSIPRPAKTSNRSVDDFDFDEGAFLAALDANEPVGTTGEVVTGTVIGMESDGVYVDIGGKAPGFMPKNECGLGVITNLKERFPKGLEIEVLVTREQNADGMVTISCRALALRQSWDKVKQLEKDGRVSQVKVTGFNRGGVTCDLEGLRGFIPRSQLQDGENHETLVGKTLGVAFLEVNSETRKLVLSEKRAATAARFSELEIGQLVEGHVAAIKPYGLFVDLGGISGLLHQSAITGGSMRSMREIFDQGDAVKALITELDPGRGRIALNTAMLEGQPGELLVEKDKVMAEATDRANRARNVLKQQEQSAG; this is encoded by the coding sequence ATGGCGGGATCAGAAAGCCAACATTCCATAGAGAGCAAAGGGCAAAGCCCGGCAGCGCAGCCTCCACGCAAGCCGTTGCAGGTCATGCATATCAGCCGCAAAGACGAACAGGACCGCCTCCATCGTGAGGCGGAAGAAGCGCGGGCGGCCGCAGATGCGGCGATGGCACGAGCTGTTGAGTTGGAGAAAGCTGCGCAAAGAGCTCAGAACACAACGGCTAAGCCCCCCATGGCTCCTACATCGACGGCTAAGCCATCGGCCGTAGACGACGACGATGTTCGCTTTGGGACCGATGAGTTCAGTGGCATGAGCATGGCCGATCTTCTCGGCCCATCCGATTCGAATGGAAAGTCCTCGAAGTCCATTCCACGTCCTGCCAAAACTTCAAATCGAAGTGTCGACGACTTTGATTTCGACGAAGGTGCTTTCCTAGCCGCCCTCGATGCCAACGAACCTGTTGGCACAACAGGTGAAGTGGTGACTGGAACTGTGATCGGAATGGAAAGCGATGGTGTTTATGTCGACATCGGCGGCAAGGCCCCTGGCTTTATGCCTAAGAACGAATGTGGTCTCGGAGTGATCACCAACCTGAAGGAGAGATTCCCCAAGGGTCTCGAAATTGAAGTTTTGGTGACTCGCGAACAAAATGCTGATGGGATGGTCACCATCAGCTGCCGCGCTCTCGCCCTACGTCAGAGCTGGGACAAGGTGAAGCAGCTTGAGAAAGACGGCAGGGTCTCTCAGGTCAAAGTCACCGGTTTCAACCGTGGTGGTGTGACCTGCGATCTAGAAGGACTAAGAGGCTTCATCCCGCGTTCCCAATTGCAAGACGGTGAAAACCATGAAACGTTGGTAGGCAAAACCTTGGGTGTGGCCTTCCTCGAGGTCAACTCTGAAACACGGAAATTGGTCCTTTCTGAGAAGAGAGCAGCCACTGCCGCTCGTTTCTCCGAACTAGAAATTGGACAACTAGTGGAAGGTCATGTGGCGGCCATCAAGCCCTATGGACTGTTCGTGGATCTGGGAGGGATCAGCGGACTTCTGCATCAATCCGCCATCACCGGAGGGAGCATGCGGTCGATGCGTGAAATTTTCGATCAGGGCGATGCTGTTAAAGCGTTGATCACGGAGTTGGATCCTGGTCGCGGACGTATCGCACTAAATACGGCAATGCTGGAAGGACAGCCCGGTGAATTACTTGTTGAAAAAGACAAAGTGATGGCGGAAGCAACCGATCGAGCCAACAGGGCTCGTAACGTCCTGAAGCAACAGGAGCAATCAGCTGGATGA
- the pgeF gene encoding peptidoglycan editing factor PgeF: MTSAADPFQQPDNLFNTLEQWTWVGCYGGYYLTSDAIQAAGFEHGFFTRLWHNRGPDALAAYLSAGVSVHRPQQVHGNRVLNAGDATSSPWPDADGLVSDRGGQSLWVCGADCTPVLLADPTSGHVAACHAGWRGVASGILPAAIQRLATRGAKAENLIVALGPAVSGALYQVQIDVAEQVGQALHSDRSLAITELEAMGILLPDPAPNKCRLDIRLAAQEQLQGCGIPEQQINLCPLCTISEPSLFHSWRRDQVKAVQWSGIVGQAADSSE; this comes from the coding sequence ATGACCTCAGCTGCCGATCCGTTCCAGCAGCCCGACAACCTGTTCAACACACTTGAGCAATGGACATGGGTGGGCTGCTACGGCGGTTATTACCTCACCTCGGATGCAATACAGGCCGCAGGATTCGAGCATGGATTTTTCACCCGTCTTTGGCACAACCGCGGGCCAGATGCCTTAGCGGCCTATCTCTCTGCGGGAGTGAGTGTCCACCGCCCCCAACAAGTCCACGGCAACCGAGTTCTTAACGCTGGAGACGCCACCTCTTCTCCCTGGCCTGATGCCGACGGTTTGGTCAGCGACCGTGGTGGCCAAAGCCTCTGGGTTTGCGGCGCCGATTGCACGCCCGTTCTTCTTGCAGACCCCACCAGCGGGCACGTTGCTGCTTGTCATGCCGGTTGGCGAGGGGTCGCCAGTGGCATTCTGCCTGCTGCAATACAACGTTTGGCAACGCGAGGCGCTAAAGCGGAAAACCTAATTGTTGCCCTAGGTCCAGCAGTCAGTGGTGCTCTCTATCAGGTACAGATCGACGTGGCAGAGCAGGTAGGACAAGCTCTCCATTCCGATCGATCTCTAGCGATTACCGAATTAGAAGCCATGGGAATCCTTCTGCCCGATCCAGCCCCCAACAAGTGTCGCCTCGACATCCGTCTTGCCGCCCAGGAGCAGCTGCAAGGCTGCGGTATTCCAGAGCAACAAATCAATCTCTGCCCTCTCTGCACCATTTCAGAGCCAAGTTTGTTCCACTCCTGGCGTCGAGATCAGGTCAAAGCGGTTCAGTGGAGCGGAATCGTTGGTCAAGCTGCCGACTCCTCAGAGTGA